The following coding sequences lie in one Oncorhynchus nerka isolate Pitt River linkage group LG14, Oner_Uvic_2.0, whole genome shotgun sequence genomic window:
- the LOC115141551 gene encoding neuroblast differentiation-associated protein AHNAK-like isoform X2: MDSSTDAQAVEETASEVVEVVLETEAEAGASGYSVTGGGERGLFIKDVLKDSTAAKHLSLQQGDQLLSARVYFDNVKYEDALKILQCAEPYKVSFFLKRTITGADVTMHPGTTSLELKGPKTKMQKMSVKSIKPFKVKKKKGGRFGLKRLKENKKGSTGAELEMEGSPSKVELNPIDVEFAFPKFKLGKDGKAEGAEQHGGVGATGRKKRTIRCSRMKANGAEAATGEVDITEPAGQADVSLPDVPGAKVKVKGKGHRFGIHFPKTKKTKSDTALSGGSLDLKPPGVKFTPPSVEFSLPSGNKDVDLQKREVKVKEGSKLMHREVELSLGLPSACHSDEIDGEIKAKGLAEGVEGSTALSGIKMPVIDISAPNIDLQLDTRRTVPDEIEGPFFKGPNISMPKTDIALPKIGSSNMDIEGPEKGGKICLPIVDISLPKMIPAEANVDVEGHIGKGGKFKTPTFNVSLPKFKSPEEHTNIEGPEVKGEFNMPKVDLLRPKGKAEGEVDIEGYLGKGGQFQMPTFDISLPKMKSSERERNVEGPEVKGGKMKMPSIDISLPEGKTEGNINIEGHSGKGGKFKMPSCDISPPKMKGDASLEGPELKGGKFEMPPLDISLAKGKTEGEVNIDANVGKEGKFSLPKIRLPKGDMKIEGSDVKGITFHMPTIDCSLPTGKTEGDMSVEGDASKGGKSHMPSFDISAPRVKLPEGKAKVEGPEIKGGKVEMPKMDVSLPKGKTAGEVNIEGHVSKGGKFKMPTFGISFPKLKSPEGKVNTEGPEVKGGKFKMPTIGISLPKGKSEGDINVEGGTEAGSKFHMPTCDISLPKMKSPDADTSLEGPEVKGGKCHMPTIDLSLPKGKGAIDTEGHSGKGGKFQMPAFDISLPKMKTPDGEVSLEVPEVKGGNINMPTMNISLPKGKMEGEAKGHASKGGKLHMPSIDISLPKMKLPEGEVKVEGPEAKGGNIEMPSTDISLPKGKMEGEIDIEGHSGKGGRFHMPTFDVSLPKMKSLEPDVSLAGPDAKGGKFHMPTMDFSLPKEKGEIDTQGHSGKGGKFQMPALDISHPKMKTPEGEVSLEGPDVKGGKFKMPKIDISLPKGKTEGGIDIEGHLGGKGKFHMPTCDMSLPKMKSNDGDMKLEGPEVKGSKIHMPKIDNSLPKGKAECDIQVDGHGGKGGMFQMPSIDISLPKMKLLEGEVKVETPQAKDGKFEIPTIDISLQKGKAEEEIDMEGHSGKGGKFHMPKFDVSLPKMKLPEGDIKLEGPEGKGNKIQLPNIDISLPKGKTEGDIEVEGHGGKGGKFHMPSIDISLPKMKLPEGEVKVEGPEAKGGNIEMPPIDISLPKGKMEGEIDIEVHSGKGGRFHMPTVDVSLPKMKSLEPDVSLEGPDVKGGKFEMPKIDILLPKGKTEGETDIEEHSGNGGKFHMTSFDVSLPKMKHPVGDVKEGLEVKGGKFKMPKIEAEVRSGVKLPTVKLPTVDVSAPKVDFDSGLSKSEGDDREETELQKAEGERPSSGSSFDMPDISLKMPRFSLPKFGGKSSGDVNLEGYGTEDDIDISPPRADGEGRPASAEIRGEGKIEGKLKKPKMKMPMFGISKKDVSIASPDVEIKTEKGKVDIPKPRISVEHPEDKANRKYRLKFPKFKKSSPKGKLPEGEIDVSMDSGMEGKGGIHAPDDTNKMPKCSMPGFGSQEIDFDSSGPSAELDVTGKVKIPSVEISLPVAKKSEQEVLLPKAEVDVSEADIRGYEGNLKIPKMPTIDVSAPKIDLDVTLPKIKHETKIEGEGGKFKMPNIKMPDIDLSLPKEKTGNIDASKVEIEGRGGKFKMPVIKMPKVDISLPIGRHRAMDVSTVEIEGEGVKFKMPHMEMPNVDISLTKGKSGGIEGPEMEIEGGGGNFKMPHMKMPVVDLSLPKGKSGDKSAPEIEMEGGTFKMPHIKMPNIGTSLTKGKSGEIEGPEMDNEGEGGKFKMPHIKMPNVDTSLTKGKSGGIERPEKEIEGGGGNFKMPHMKMPVVDLSLPKGKYGDISAPEMEMEGGGKFKMPHLKIPSIGTSLPKGKSGEIEGPEMDNEEEGGKFKMPHIKMPNVDVSLPRGKSGDISTPEMEMEGGGKWKMPHMKMTNIDISLPRGKTGEIEAPEMEIQSEGGKFKMPKVDISLPKGKYGEIRAPEMEVKGGNFKMPHMKMPNIAISLPKGKSGDVNAPELEMDGEGGRYKRPEIKLSNIDITMPKGNSGDIDAEIKQPNAEAEGKIKMPLIGLPKFTTPDLDLDMNVGNPNHGPEVHGKSSDKTGSHSEGDHKTKIKMPTIDIECPKGDLELDIGFHKAEGKKDRKIIELPDLDLKTSGTKGKGPKVKSTKFKIGLPKMKNTGDQALDATTKKTGKENEGASGRFMIKKTKLGQGADVAADAKAVGSVLPNISLPDVGFSVSKGASQEDEGHGPEMSAKLPKFKLPNVEISGPSMTGQGGAQINRGQQENKDGIKFQMPKVTLPSVGLKSKQGSAEPTGTDAGTENGFTLPNLGIKVLKIPDIDFDIGASQAEDQGADTSTRQKIKIPKFGVALPAMSSPEARVHLKDPEVEYEGPKMPKVKKAVFVLVNPQTDHSTMCEASVESGEAKIRMPKIKMKPSFGKSGSKEKSVALSIEGDDKSKGAKQKIPKVTFSPGKTGSFDVTLKGEGSSSSLNGEKVSTFQNGSKEDKAKFVKLKLPKIEFSSPYSKIGSGEEDLEMSAKLVKESSGTDGETKRKKVKSGKMSFPGFKKKTSKGEEETQDSVVSSSARTEMLDQDSSESTTAMVPIGFVPGKSRGQAEAESNKKEMEGKQSTWFKAPKFNLKPNSTGILLITPEGSPQGSRSSLQCQGVDETAGTFRLQMPSTGFSTQEVSEENVTTTKEGTVTVVTKTTKNTVTESRTGQTHTSLSHCNH; encoded by the exons ATGGATTCTTCAACAGACGCCCAAGCAGTG GAGGAAACTGCATCTGAGGTGGTGGAGGTTGTGCTGGAGacagaggctgaggctggagccaGTGGCTACAGTGTCACAGGTGGAGGGGAGCGAGGCCTCTTCATTAAGGACGTCCTTAAAGACTCCACTGCAGCAAAGCATCTTAGCCTCCAGCAAG GAGATCAGTTGCTCAGTGCAAGAGTCTACTTTGACAATGTGAAGTATGAGGATGCCCTGAAGATCTTGCAGTGTGCAGAGCCTTATAAAGTCTCATTTTTCCTGAAGAGGACCATCACCGGCGCTGATGTCACTATGCACCCTGGCACCACCAGCTTGGAACTGAAAGGACCCAAAACCAAGATGCAGAAAATG AGTGTCAAGAGCATCAAACCTTTCAAAGTGAAGAAAAAGAAGGGAGGACGTTTTGGATTGAAAAGGCTGAAGGAAAACAAGAAAGGGAGCACTGGAGCAgagttagagatggagggatcccCTTCCAAGGTGGAGCTCAACCCCATTGATGTGGAGTTTGCCTTCCCCAAGTTCAAGCTGGGGAAGGATGGGAAGGCAGAGGGAGCTGAGCAGCATGGAGGAGTGGGCGCCACTGGCAGGAAGAAGAGGACGATAAGGTGTTCCAGGATGAAAGCAAATGGTGCTGAGGCGGCTACAGGAGAAGTTGACATAACAGAACCAGCGGGACAGGCTGACGTCTCCCTGCCAGACGTGCCTGGAGCTAAGGTCAAAGTCAAAGGAAAGGGCCACAGGTTCGGAATTCATTTCCCTAAAACAAAAAAGACTAAATCGGACACTGCCTTGTCTGGAGGGTCCCTGGACCTGAAACCTCCTGGTGTCAAATTCACACCACCCTCAGTGGAATTCAGTTTGCCATCTGGAAACAAGGACGTTGACCTACAGAAACGAGAAGTGAAAGTCAAGGAGGGGTCAAAATTGATGCACAGAGAGGTAGAGCTTTCATTAGGACTCCCCTCAGCCTGTCACTCTGATGAAATTGATGGTGAGATAAAAGCAAAAGGTTTAGCTGAAGGAGTTGAAGGGTCAACAGCCCTATCTGGCATTAAAATGCCAGTTATTGACATCTCTGCACCCAACATAGATCTGCAGCTGGACACCCGGCGTACAGTGCCAGACGAGATAGAGGGACCCTTTTTTAAAGGGCCAAATATATCCATGCCCAAAACTGACATTGCATTACCAAAGATTGGATCGTCTAACATGGATATTGAAGGTCCAGAAAAGGGTGGAAAAATTTGCCTGCCAATTGTTGACATTTCACTGCCAAAGATGATACCAGCAGAAGCAAACGTTGATGTGGAAGGACACATTGGAAAAGGAGGCAAGTTCAAAACGCCAACTTTCAATGTTTCTCTTCCAAAATTCAAGTCTCCAGAGGAGCATACAAATATAGAGGGGCCTGAAGTCAAAGGGGAGTTCAACATGCCAAAAGTTGACCTCTTACGCCCAAAAGGcaaagcagagggagaggtggacattGAAGGATACTTAGGAAAAGGAGGTCAATTTCAGATGCCCACATTTGACATTTCTCTACCAAAAATGAAGTcatcagagagagaaaggaatgtAGAAGGACCTGAAGTGAAGGGTGGCAAAATGAAAATGCCCTCTATTGACATATCTCTCCCTGAAGGAAAAACAGAGGGGAATATTAACATTGAGGGACATTCTGGAAAAGGAGGCAAGTTCAAAATGCCCTCATGTGACATTTCTCCTCCTAAAATGAAGGGTGATGCCAGTTTAGAGGGACCTGAATTGAAAGGGGGAAAGTTTGAAATGCCCCCACTTGATATTTCCCTTGCCAAAGGAAAAACAGAGGGTGAAGTCAACATTGATGCAAATGTAGGAAAAGAAGGAAAGTTCTCTCTTCCAAAAATAAGGTTACCAAAGGGTGACATGAAAATAGAAGGATCTGATGTGAAAGGCATCACATTTCATATGCCCACTATAGATTGTTCACTTCCAACAGGAAAAACAGAAGGTGACATGAGTGTCGAAGGAGATGCATCTAAAGGAGGAAAGTCTCACATGCCTTCATTTGATATTTCTGCTCCAAGAGTAAAGTTACCAGAGGGTAAAGCCAAAGTAGAAGGACCTGAAATTAAAGGTGGAAAGGTTGAGATGCCAAAAATGGATGTTTCCCTTCCAAAAGGCAAAACAGCAGGAGAAGTTAACATTGAAGGCCATGTCAGTAAAGGGGGCAAGTTTAAGATGCCCACATTCGGCATTTCTTTCCCGAAATTGAAGTCACCAGAGGGTAAGGTCAACACAGAGGGACCTGAAGTCAAAGGAGGGAAGTTTAAAATGCCTACAATTGGCATTTCACTACCAAAAGGAAAATCGGAAGGTGACATCAATGTTGAAGGAGGTACTGAAGCAGGAAGCAAATTTCATATGCCCACATGTGACATTTCTCTTCCAAAAATGAAGTCACCAGATGCAGATACCAGTTTAGAAGGACCAGAAGTCAAAGGAGGGAAGTGTCACATGCCAACAATTGACCTTTCCCTTCCCAAGGGAAAGGGAGCAATTGACACTGAAGGACATTCTGGAAAAGGAGGCAAGTTCCAAATGCCAGCATTCGATATATCACTTCCAAAAATGAAGACACCAGATGGTGAAGTCAGCCTAGAAGTCCCTGAAGTCAAAGGGGGGAACATTAATATGCCAACGATGAACATTTCTCTTCCAAAAGGAAAAATGGAAGGTGAAGCTAAGGGACATGCAAGCAAAGGGGGAAAACTTCACATGCCCTCAATTGACATTTCCCTTCCAAAAATGAAGTTGCCTGAAGGTGAAGTCAAAGTAGAAGGCCCCGAAGCCAAAGGTGGAAACATTGAAATGCCATCGACTGATATTTCACTTCCCAAAGGAAAGATGGAGGGGGAAATTGACATTGAAGGACATTCTGGAAAAGGAGGAAGATTTCATATGCCTACATTTGATGTTTCCCTTCCAAAAATGAAGTCACTAGAACCAGATGTCAGTTTAGCAGGACCGGACGCCAAAGGAGGGAAGTTTCATATGCCAACAATGGACTTTTCCCTTCCCAAGGAAAAGGGTGAGAttgacactcaaggacattctggAAAAGGAGGCAAGTTCCAAATGCCAGCATTGGATATATCACATCCAAAAATGAAGACACCAGAAGGAGAAGTCAGCCTAGAAGGCCCTGATGTGAAAGGTGGAAAGTTTAAAATGCCAAAGATTGATATTTCACTTCCAAAAGGAAAAACAGAAGGGGGAATCGACATTGAAGGACATTTGGGGGGAAAAGGAAAGTTTCACATGCCCACATGCGACATGTCCTTGCCAAAAATGAAGTCAAATGATGGTGACATGAAATTAGAGGGGCCAGAAGTGAAAGGCAGTAAAATACATATGCCTAAAATTGACAATTCTCTTCCAAAGGGGAAGGCAGAATGTGATATTCAGGTTGACGGGCATGGTGGTAAAGGCGGAATGTTCCAGATGCCCTCAATTGACATTTCTCTTCCAAAAATGAAGTTGCTCGAGGGTGAAGTCAAAGTAGAAACCCCTCAAGCCAAAGATGGAAAGTTTGAAATTCCAACAATTGATATTTCACTCCAAAAAGGAAAAGCAGAGGAAGAAATTGACATGGAAGGACATTCCGGAAAAGGAGGAAAGTTTCATATGCCAAAGTTTGATGTATCGCTACCAAAAATGAAGCTCCCAGAGGGTGACATCAAACTAGAGGGACCAGAAGGGAAAGGCAACAAAATACAGTTACCTAACATTGACATTTCTCTTCCTAAAGGGAAAACTGAAGGAGATATTGAGGTTGAGGGGCATGGTGGCAAAGGGGGCAAGTTTCACATGCCCTCAATTGACATTTCCCTTCCAAAAATGAAGTTGCCTGAAGGTGAAGTCAAAGTAGAAGGCCCCGAAGCCAAAGGTGGAAACATTGAAATGCCACCGATTGATATTTCACTTCCCAAAGGAAAGATGGAGGGGGAAATTGATATTGAAGTTCATTCTGGAAAAGGAGGAAGATTTCATATGCCTACAGTTGACGTTTCCCTTCCCAAAATGAAGTCACTAGAACCAGATGTCAGTTTAGAAGGACCGGACGTCAAAGGAGGGAAGTTTGAAATGCCAAAGATTGATATTTTACTTCCAAAAGGAAAAACAGAGGGAGAAACTGACATTGAAGAACATTCTGGAAATGGAGGAAAGTTTCATATGACCTCATTTGATGTGTCACTACCAAAGATGAAGCACCCAGTGGGTGATGTCAAAGAAGGCCTTGAAGTCAAAGGGGGGAAGTTTAAAATGCCCAAAATTGAAGCAGAGGTTAGGAGTGGAGTCAAGTTACCAACTGTTAAACTGCCAACAGTAGACGTATCTGCACCAAAGGTTGACTTCGACTCTGGGCTGTCAAAATCTGAAGGAGATGATAGGGAAGAGACGGAGCTACAAAAAGCAGAGGGTGAAAGGCCATCCTCTGGGTCAAGTTTTGACATGCCAGATATCTCTCTCAAAATGCCAAGATTTTCTCTCCCTAAATTTGGTGGAAAGTCTAGTGGAGATGTAAACCTAGAAGGATATGGCACAGAGGATGATATTGATATTAGCCCCCCACGAGCGGATGGTGAGGGCAGACCAGCATCAGCAGAAATACGCGGAGAGGGAAAAATAGAAGGTAAACTAAAGAAGCCCAAAATGAAAATGCCAATGTTTGGAATATCTAAGAAAGATGTATCAATAGCCAGCCCTGATGTGGAAATCAAGACAGAAAAAGGGAAAGTGGACATTCCAAAGCCAAGAATCAGTGTAGAACATCCAGAGGACAAAGCAAATAGAAAATATAGACTAAAATTCCCAAAGTTTAAGAAGTCATCTCCTAAAGGTAAACTACCAGAGGGAGAAATAGATGTCTCAATGGATAGTGGAATGGAAGGGAAAGGTGGCATTCATGCACCCGATGATACAAACAAAATGCCAAAGTGCTCCATGCCAGGGTTTGGCTCACAGGAGATAGACTTTGACAGTAGTGGACCCAGTGCTGAACTAGATGTCACAGGAAAGGTAAAAATACCATCAGTGGAGATATCCCTGCCAGTTGCCAAGAAATCTGAGCAAGAAGTGTTACTCCCAAAGGCTGAGGTGGATGTGTCTGAGGCTGACATCAGAGGTTATGAAGGAAACCTGAAAATCCCTAAAATGCCAACTATTGATGTATCAGCACCCAAAATTGACCTTGATGTAACTCTGCCTAAAATCAAgcatgaaacaaaaattgagggGGAGGGAGGCAAATTTAAGATGCCAAACATCAAAATGCCTGATATAGATTTATCACTTCCTAAAGAAAAAACTGGGAACATTGATGCATCCAAGGTTGAAATTGAGGGAAGGGGTGGAAAATTCAAGATGCCTGTCATTAAAATGCCAAAGGTTGACATATCACTTCCAATAGGAAGACATAGAGCAATGGATGTATCCACAGTGGAAATTGAAGGAGAAGGTGTAAAATTCAAGATGCCACATATGGAAATGCCAAATGTTGATATATCACTTACCAAAGGAAAAAGTGGAGGGATTGAAGGGCCAGAGATGGAAATTGAAGGAGGGGGCGGAAATTTCAAAATGCCACATATGAAAATGCCTGTGGTAGACTTATCACTTCCGAAGGGAAAGTCTGGAGACAAAAGTGCACCAgaaattgaaatggaaggaggaaCATTCAAGATGCCACATATAAAAATGCCAAATATTGGTACATCACTTACCAAAGGAAAAAGTGGAGAGATTGAAGGACCAGAGATGGACAATGaaggagagggtggaaagttcAAGATGCCACATATTAAAATGCCAAATGTTGATACATCACTTACCAAAGGAAAAAGTGGAGGGATTGAAAGACCAGAGAAGGAAATTGAAGGAGGGGGCGGAAATTTCAAAATGCCACATATGAAAATGCCTGTGGTAGACTTATCACTTCCAAAGGGAAAGTATGGAGACATAAGTGCACCAGAAATGGAAATGGAAGGAGGAGGAAAATTCAAGATGCCACATTTGAAAATACCAAGTATTGGTACATCACTTCCCAAAGGAAAAAGTGGAGAGATTGAAGGACCAGAGATGGACAATGAAGAAGAGGGTGGAAAATTCAAGATGCCACATATTAAAATGCCAAATGTTGATGTATCACTTCCAAGAGGAAAAAGTGGAGACATCAGTACACCAGAAATGGAAATGGAAGGAGGGGGAAAATGGAAGATGCCACATATGAAAATGACAAACATTGATATATCACTTCCAAGAGGAAAAACTGGAGAGATTGAAGCACCAGAGATGGAAATTCAGTCAGAGGGAGGAAAGTTCAAAATGCCAAAGGTAGATATATCACTTCCGAAAGGAAAGTATGGAGAAATTAGAGCACCAGAAATGGAAGTCAAAGGAGGAAATTTCAAGATGCCACATATGAAAATGCCAAATATTGCCATATCACTTCCAAAAGGAAAAAGCGGAGATGTTAATGCACCTGAATTGGAAATGGATGGTGAGGGTGGAAGATATAAGAGGCCAGAAATCAAACTGTCAAATATAGATATTACAATGCCAAAGGGAAATTCTGGTGACATTGATGCTGAAATCAAACAGCCCAACGCTGAGGCAGAAGGAAAGATAAAAATGCCTTTGATTGGTTTACCAAAGTTTACAACTCCCGACCTTGATTTGGACATGAATGTTGGAAACCCCAACCATGGACCTGAGGTTCATGGGAAAAGTTCAGACAAAACTGGTTCACATTCTGAGGGAGACCATAAGACGAAAATCAAAATGCCAACAATAGACATAGAGTGCCCAAAAGGAGATCTGGAGCTGGATATAGGCTTCCATAAAGCTGAGGGAAAGAAGGACAGAAAAATAATAGAGTTGCCTGACTTAGACCTTAAAACTTCTGGTACCAAAGGTAAGGGGCCAAAAGTCAAAAGCACCAAATTCAAAATTGGATTGCCAAAAATGAAGAACACTGGAGATCAAGCATTAGATGCAACCACAAAGAAGACTGGGAAAGAGAATGAAGGGGCCAGTGGTAGATTTATGATTAAGAAGACAAAGCTTGGCCAAGGTGCAGATGTGGCGGCAGATGCGAAGGCAGTTGGTTCTGTGTTGCCAAACATCTCCCTCCCAGATGTGGGCTTCTCAGTATCCAAAGGAGCCAGCCAAGAGGATGAAGGTCATGGTCCAGAGATGAGTGCTAAATTGCCAAAATTCAAACTCCCTAATGTGGAGATCTCAGGTCCTTCAATGACTGGCCAAGGAGGAGCACAAATCAACAGAGGACAACAAGAAAACAAAGATGGTATCAAGTTTCAAATGCCAAAGGTTACTCTACCGTCTGTGGGGCTGAAGAGCAAACAAGGCTCTGCCGAGCCCACTGGCACAGATGCCGGCACAGAGAATGGATTCACATTACCTAATCTTGGAATCAAAGTCCTCAAAATACCAGATATAGACTTTGATATTGGAGCATCTCAAGCTGAGGACCAAGGGGCAGATACAAGTACAAGACAAAAAATCAAAATACCCAAGTTCGGGGTGGCTTTACCTGCTATGTCTTCACCTGAAGCTAGAGTACATTTGAAGGATCCAGAGGTTGAGTATGAAGGACCTAAAATGCCCAAAGTTAAAAAAGCTGTATTTGTTTTGGTGAATCCCCAAACAGACCACTCCACTATGTGTGAAGCAAGTGTCGAGTCTGGAGAGGCTAAAATCAGAATGCCAAAGATCAAAATGAAGCCATCGTTTGGAAAGTCAGGATCCAAGGAAAAGAGTGTTGCTTTGAGCATTGAAGGAGATGACAAGTCAAAGGGAGCAAAGCAAAAGATTCCCAAAGTCACCTTCTCTCCAGGCAAAACAGGTTCATTTGATGTAACCCTAAAAGGTGAGGGGTCTAGTTCCAGCCTCAATGGTGAGAAGGTTTCAACATTCCAGAACGGATCCAAGGAGGATAAAGCTAAGTTTGTGAAGCTCAAGCTTCCAAAGATAGAGTTCTCCTCGCCATACTCAAAAATAGGCAGTGGAGAAGAGGACCTTGAAATGAGTGCTAAGCTTGTCAAGGAGTCCTCAGGAACTGACGGAGAAACCAAGAGGAAGAAAGTGAAATCAGGCAAAATGTCCTTCCCGGGATTTAAGAAGAAGACAtcaaaaggagaggaggaaactCAAGACAGTGTGGTGTCCTCATCCGCCAGGACAGAAATGCTAGATCAGGATAGTTCAGAATCAACAACGGCCATGGTCCCCATTGGCTTTGTTCCAGGGAAGTCTAGGGGGCAGGCAGAGGCTGAGAGCAACAAGAAGGAGATGGAAGGAAAGCAGTCAACCTGGTTCAAGGCCCCCAAATTCAACCTGAAACCCAACTCAACAGGAATTCTCCTCATTACACCAGAAGGTTCTCCCCAGGGCAGCAGATCCTCGCTCCAATGCCAGGGTGTAGATGAAACTGCAGGTACCTTCCGGCTCCAGATGCCAAGCACGGGGTTCTCCACGCAGGAGGTGTCTGAGGAGAATGTTACCACAACAAAGGAGGGAACCGTAACTGTGGTGACAAAGACGACAAAAAATACGGTAACAGAGTCCAGAACTGGTCAAACCCACACATCGCTATCCCATTGTAATCACTGA